A single region of the Heliomicrobium undosum genome encodes:
- a CDS encoding 3-dehydroquinate synthase II, giving the protein MASGIGTGAVTREVWFDGRLVPLERRDIWGLIDNSPVQHVVVTPAQRRDGHFPLKTVLITEIKESADLNALSEGDIVLSGIPALLDAAREKGLRTCISFFIEGGQDDLEEASRRAASHDYAVVDFDLPTNIPLELIIARLQKSKTVLLKAEKSVEAMEVAFGVLEQGSDGVLLATDDMNEIIRLKAFLSRQGAEPLQLHPLTVTEVSHIGMGLRSCIDTTGIMTRDEGMIIGSTSSGGIFVCSETHYLPYMNLRPFRVNAGAVHSYVWRPGNATDYLTDLRAGTPVLCVNTKGETRPIIVGRVKTEVRPLLLIKGVADGIDLNVIVQDDWHIRVMGANGEPRNATTVQPGDQLLAYVCAPGRHVGIKVDEKIIES; this is encoded by the coding sequence GTGGCTAGTGGGATTGGAACTGGCGCCGTTACGCGGGAGGTCTGGTTTGACGGACGCCTTGTGCCTCTAGAGCGCAGAGACATCTGGGGGTTGATCGACAACTCCCCCGTTCAACACGTCGTCGTCACGCCGGCGCAACGGCGGGATGGGCATTTCCCGCTCAAAACCGTTCTGATTACGGAGATTAAGGAATCGGCCGACCTAAACGCCCTGTCTGAAGGGGATATCGTCCTTTCCGGCATTCCTGCGCTGTTGGATGCAGCCCGGGAAAAGGGGTTGCGCACCTGCATCTCTTTCTTCATTGAAGGTGGGCAGGACGACCTGGAGGAAGCCAGCCGCAGGGCAGCCAGCCATGATTACGCGGTCGTCGACTTCGACCTGCCCACAAACATCCCCCTGGAGTTGATCATCGCCCGCCTGCAAAAGAGCAAGACGGTGCTGCTCAAAGCGGAGAAGAGCGTAGAAGCGATGGAGGTCGCTTTCGGCGTCCTGGAACAGGGCAGCGACGGCGTCCTGCTGGCCACGGACGATATGAACGAAATCATCCGGTTGAAGGCCTTTCTGTCTCGCCAGGGCGCCGAGCCGCTGCAACTGCATCCCTTGACAGTGACGGAGGTCAGCCATATCGGGATGGGCTTGCGTTCCTGTATCGATACGACGGGCATCATGACCCGCGATGAAGGGATGATCATCGGCTCCACTTCTTCAGGCGGCATTTTTGTCTGTTCGGAGACACACTACCTGCCCTATATGAACCTGCGGCCCTTCCGGGTGAACGCCGGCGCCGTCCACTCCTACGTCTGGCGTCCCGGGAACGCTACCGACTACCTGACAGACCTGCGGGCCGGCACGCCCGTCCTTTGCGTCAACACCAAAGGGGAGACGCGGCCGATCATCGTCGGCCGGGTGAAGACAGAGGTGCGTCCGCTGCTCCTGATCAAAGGGGTGGCCGATGGCATCGACTTGAACGTGATCGTTCAGGACGACTGGCACATCCGCGTCATGGGCGCCAACGGAGAGCCGCGCAATGCCACCACCGTCCAGCCGGGCGACCAACTCCTGGCCTATGTCTGCGCGCCGGGACGACATGTGGGCATCAAAGTGGATGAAAAGATCATCGAGAGCTAG